From the genome of Kaistella daneshvariae, one region includes:
- a CDS encoding rhodanese-like domain-containing protein, with translation MSVEEILKSGNYHLIDVREPMELEMDGHIDDAVNIPLGEIESRQDEIENLNGPKIFFCRSGNRSGKAVDYFKSKGHNDVYNGGGYNDVRQSLESIS, from the coding sequence ATGTCAGTAGAAGAAATTTTAAAAAGCGGAAATTACCATTTAATCGATGTTCGCGAACCAATGGAACTCGAAATGGATGGCCATATTGACGACGCGGTAAATATTCCTTTAGGTGAAATTGAAAGCCGCCAGGACGAAATTGAAAATCTCAACGGACCGAAAATCTTTTTCTGCCGCAGCGGAAACCGAAGCGGAAAAGCAGTGGACTACTTCAAATCAAAAGGTCATAATGACGTATATAACGGCGGCGGCTATAATGATGTAAGACAAAGCCTTGAAAGCATTTCATAA